The following proteins are co-located in the Blastopirellula marina genome:
- a CDS encoding PH domain-containing protein gives MDASQPHDAGDAATDPGQDAGQPNPAEKFSATHKRGERGPDETIWRGGYSAVDQSGSFMILGLITIGLIAGGIFFPLVLIAIPVLWIIQLVRVWWIKMGVAYELTNRRFIHESGVISRTTDRIEVIDVDDVTIEQGIMDRMFNVGTIKITSSDRTHPELRLHGIKDVRKVALMIDDARQAERDRRGVYIESV, from the coding sequence ATGGACGCCAGCCAACCACACGATGCCGGTGATGCTGCCACGGATCCTGGACAAGACGCAGGACAGCCAAATCCCGCCGAAAAGTTTTCCGCAACCCATAAGCGGGGAGAACGTGGCCCAGACGAAACAATCTGGCGAGGCGGTTACTCAGCCGTCGATCAAAGTGGCAGCTTCATGATCTTAGGGCTGATAACGATCGGCCTAATCGCTGGTGGTATTTTCTTCCCACTCGTTCTAATCGCCATCCCAGTGCTCTGGATCATTCAGTTGGTCCGCGTTTGGTGGATCAAAATGGGCGTGGCGTACGAGCTGACCAATCGTCGCTTCATTCACGAATCGGGCGTGATTAGTCGAACCACTGATCGCATCGAAGTTATCGACGTCGACGACGTGACAATTGAACAGGGAATTATGGACCGGATGTTCAATGTCGGTACTATCAAGATCACCTCGAGCGATCGTACCCACCCAGAGCTTCGCTTACACGGAATCAAGGACGTGCGTAAAGTCGCGCTGATGATCGACGATGCTCGCCAGGCTGAACGAGATCGACGCGGTGTTTACATCGAATCGGTTTAG
- a CDS encoding deoxyribonuclease IV, producing the protein MPQMPLLGAHMSIAGGYYKAVDAAADVEMNCVQLFCKNNNQWRAKAISNKDVDLFQNALAERKVEAPLCHASYLINLASPKDELWEKSVEGLKVEMERCEKLGIPNLVFHPGAHVEATLEEGIERIIVAIDRLHKELPDCPVTLLLETTAGQGTCIGHKFEHLQSILQGVKDGERVAVCLDTCHIFAAGYPISDEKDFKATFKDFSKLIGFDKLRAIHLNDSKKDLGSRVDRHDHIGEGKIGPEAFGHLLNDRRFKKIPMYLETPKGEEDGVSFDAKNLATLRSLIK; encoded by the coding sequence ATGCCTCAGATGCCCCTTCTTGGTGCCCACATGTCGATCGCTGGCGGATATTATAAAGCAGTTGATGCGGCGGCCGATGTTGAGATGAATTGTGTTCAGCTGTTCTGCAAGAACAACAATCAATGGCGGGCCAAGGCGATTTCGAATAAGGATGTCGACCTGTTTCAAAACGCCTTGGCCGAACGGAAGGTGGAAGCACCGCTGTGTCACGCTTCGTACTTGATCAATCTAGCCTCGCCCAAGGACGAGTTGTGGGAGAAGTCGGTCGAAGGGCTGAAGGTCGAGATGGAGCGTTGCGAGAAGTTGGGCATCCCGAATCTTGTGTTTCATCCGGGTGCCCATGTCGAAGCGACTCTGGAAGAAGGAATCGAGCGGATCATCGTGGCGATCGATCGTCTGCACAAAGAGCTTCCCGACTGTCCAGTGACGCTGCTCTTGGAAACAACCGCGGGGCAGGGAACATGCATCGGCCACAAGTTCGAGCACTTGCAATCGATTCTACAAGGCGTGAAGGACGGAGAACGCGTGGCCGTGTGCCTCGACACCTGTCACATCTTCGCTGCGGGCTATCCAATATCCGACGAGAAGGATTTCAAAGCGACGTTCAAGGACTTCAGTAAGTTGATCGGATTCGATAAGTTGCGCGCAATCCACCTGAACGATAGCAAGAAAGACCTGGGGAGCCGGGTCGATCGGCACGATCACATTGGTGAAGGTAAGATCGGTCCGGAAGCGTTCGGCCATCTTCTAAATGATCGCCGATTTAAGAAGATTCCGATGTATCTGGAAACGCCCAAAGGGGAAGAAGACGGCGTTTCATTCGATGCAAAGAACTTGGCGACACTTCGCTCGTTGATTAAATGA
- a CDS encoding WD40 repeat domain-containing protein codes for MMDEPDSSDAIRMTFEELSRRWIDESKRYVNAINHYVQLGEEAGWENFQEQQPEDTRQSLAEGILQAIRRANETDATDNLGQRFPRAHGPFIDMLDENGQSLPTVFCLDDDRIIVRIGASYETGKVIIIDDKQISPVASDVITIGRSPNRNFFAVAREDGVTISLGWEGTESVHLRWPTGREGIPDGFETDSIDGPPIITQLIPFDTGDRALLVSPDGVFVMTEDETIRLLPTLEQLEEHFQWLQEEYPDDTPSYDLSMEHACLSPDGRLIAAGHQSSLHYVFDAQTYKLISEVGHLSEYPHYAVFSSDGNMVAFNSCHFYNGITIGVPTHLLPGLQTEPYQPDKRLTTLEEGSRVYAAVARDDEFIIGDASGYLRAFDLKGNARWRHFLGSTIGNMDLSADGKQLIVTTYAGFLSILDLDQASPDPMVIGNSKHHESRRWLFWKQEEKPLIW; via the coding sequence ATGATGGATGAACCTGATTCTTCCGACGCAATTCGTATGACCTTTGAAGAGTTGTCGCGTCGCTGGATTGACGAAAGCAAACGATACGTCAATGCGATCAACCATTATGTTCAACTCGGCGAAGAGGCTGGCTGGGAAAACTTTCAAGAACAACAACCGGAGGATACGCGGCAGTCGCTTGCCGAAGGAATACTTCAAGCAATTCGCCGAGCCAATGAAACCGACGCAACAGATAACTTAGGCCAACGTTTTCCCCGGGCACACGGGCCTTTCATCGACATGCTTGATGAAAATGGTCAAAGCTTGCCAACCGTTTTCTGCTTGGACGATGACAGAATTATCGTGCGAATCGGTGCTTCCTATGAAACTGGGAAGGTAATCATCATCGATGACAAACAGATTTCACCAGTTGCATCGGACGTGATCACGATCGGTCGATCTCCCAATCGAAACTTCTTTGCTGTTGCGCGAGAGGATGGAGTGACGATTAGTCTCGGTTGGGAAGGGACCGAAAGCGTCCACTTGCGTTGGCCAACCGGTCGGGAAGGAATTCCAGATGGTTTTGAAACTGATTCGATCGATGGGCCTCCGATAATCACGCAACTCATTCCCTTTGACACGGGCGATAGGGCATTGCTAGTAAGCCCTGACGGAGTATTCGTCATGACGGAAGACGAAACGATTAGACTGCTCCCTACGCTGGAACAGCTTGAAGAGCACTTTCAGTGGTTGCAAGAAGAGTATCCGGACGATACGCCCTCGTACGACCTTTCAATGGAACATGCCTGCCTGTCGCCAGATGGAAGATTGATAGCAGCCGGGCACCAGTCGAGCCTGCATTATGTATTTGATGCCCAGACGTACAAACTGATTTCGGAGGTTGGCCACTTAAGCGAGTACCCGCATTACGCGGTATTCAGTTCCGATGGAAATATGGTCGCGTTCAATTCGTGTCACTTCTACAACGGGATAACGATTGGCGTTCCCACCCACTTATTGCCTGGCCTTCAAACCGAGCCATATCAACCGGACAAACGCCTAACCACGCTGGAAGAGGGCTCGCGTGTTTACGCAGCGGTCGCAAGAGACGACGAGTTCATTATCGGCGATGCCAGCGGCTACTTGCGTGCTTTCGATTTGAAAGGTAACGCCAGGTGGCGACACTTCCTAGGCTCTACCATTGGCAACATGGATCTTAGTGCCGACGGGAAACAGTTGATCGTTACGACCTACGCCGGATTCCTCAGTATACTTGACCTAGACCAAGCAAGCCCGGATCCCATGGTGATCGGGAACTCAAAACACCATGAATCTCGCCGGTGGCTCTTTTGGAAGCAAGAAGAGAAACCGCTGATCTGGTAA
- a CDS encoding suppressor of fused domain protein: protein MNFDTDDNELEPIGWDAIDGALRRIYCDREPKHFGTILPMSLGGNAPLQGISVYKNLAPQPHYHYVTYGFSELYEKETDDPEFSGYGFELTFRLACSLDAPEDPPVWPLNFLQNLARYVFSSGNIFDERHHLPFNGPIAMNEVTDITAGFFFLDPELDVIDTPNGQVKFLQLVGLATDEYDLVQKGYFRPIAARVTALTPLAITDIYRVSILDNPAVLAAITSVDPQSQQNQVFGTLAQWREVDGRLEIEIGATVVSQLKTMINSVLQQDKPVIVYGKNTAVLFTVDESLKWGVDDTSLEVTLPPESIIRLGQSLQPIRGEYTISDFPAIVLKVIPVDIKDGAGNIISTIG, encoded by the coding sequence ATGAACTTTGACACTGATGATAATGAACTCGAACCGATCGGATGGGACGCAATCGACGGTGCACTTCGGCGAATCTATTGCGACCGTGAACCGAAGCATTTCGGTACTATCTTGCCGATGAGTTTAGGTGGAAACGCCCCGCTACAAGGTATTAGTGTTTACAAGAATTTAGCGCCACAGCCTCATTACCATTACGTGACTTATGGCTTTTCTGAGTTGTACGAAAAGGAAACGGACGATCCAGAATTCAGTGGATACGGCTTCGAGCTAACCTTTCGACTTGCATGTTCACTGGATGCTCCAGAAGATCCTCCGGTTTGGCCGCTCAATTTTCTCCAGAATTTGGCAAGGTATGTATTTTCCTCTGGAAACATTTTCGACGAGCGGCACCACTTACCGTTCAACGGCCCCATCGCGATGAACGAGGTCACGGATATCACGGCTGGGTTCTTCTTCCTCGACCCTGAACTGGACGTAATTGATACGCCTAATGGGCAAGTGAAGTTTCTCCAACTTGTAGGACTGGCTACCGACGAATATGACTTGGTGCAGAAAGGTTACTTCCGCCCGATTGCGGCACGCGTCACGGCTTTAACACCACTAGCGATTACCGATATTTATCGCGTTTCAATTCTGGATAACCCAGCCGTATTAGCTGCGATCACCTCAGTCGATCCCCAGAGTCAGCAGAACCAAGTATTTGGCACTCTTGCTCAGTGGCGGGAGGTTGACGGACGACTCGAAATCGAAATCGGGGCGACAGTCGTTTCTCAACTGAAAACCATGATCAACTCAGTTTTGCAGCAAGATAAGCCGGTAATCGTTTACGGTAAGAACACGGCGGTCCTTTTCACAGTAGACGAGTCACTGAAATGGGGCGTCGACGACACGAGCCTCGAAGTCACCTTGCCACCGGAATCGATAATCCGTTTGGGCCAGTCACTGCAGCCCATTCGTGGCGAGTATACAATCTCGGACTTTCCTGCGATCGTACTCAAAGTGATTCCGGTCGATATCAAGGACGGTGCGGGGAACATCATCTCCACTATTGGATAA
- a CDS encoding efflux RND transporter permease subunit: MKLSETAIRRPVLTTMGFAALIVFGLIAYGSMGMALYPDVDMPMVTVTVQYEGASPTTVETEVTEVLEESLSTISGIKSMRSETSEGVSQVFLEFELSRDVDIAAQDVRDKIAAIRGELPNDSEAPVVEKFDPDAAPILGIVLAGNASIRDLTIFAKDTLKPRIESVNGVGGVQLSGAREREIRVWLRVDDLVAHGISAQDVIDTLRKSNIELPGGRIETGKSDLVVKTRGKVQSIEQFRRLVVKESNGKVVRLEQVANIEDGLEDQNSMARLNGQPAIALSVRQQSGTNMVGVAKQVKEELAKLSADLPAGYELLTVQDNSKFVESSTEEAQGELLRGGGLAVLVILLFLRSLRGSLVAAVTIPATIISTYAFMLAFGFTLNTMTLLALTISVGMIVDDSIVVLENTWRHMQEGMTRIEAAIAAMNEIGFAVVATSLSIAAVFVPVAFMDGLIGQFFYEFGMTVTFAVIVSTLIALFLSPMLCSQILVLSNSEGRFYKFTESILVNLERVYGSVLAFSLSHRLIVVVASIGVFIGSAMLLPFIGKEFTPAADEGQFQVQIEAPTGSSLGQTSKIAQEVELAMADLPAVKDIYTTVGGQYDGMTTVANVMVKMTDKSQRNVSQAEAMQMARESLQRFSHMRISVDAVARLGGGGMRSAPIQYNLRGDDLEVLDQTASEIVRRMKEVPGLVDVNTTMQSGKPELSIEIDRNRAADLGVNIDGLGQAVSTLIGGQKVSTYEDAGENIDVRVRLVGTQRDQAKSLATLPVPMKNAQLTELRNVAQVNNTFGPVSIERQGRRRQVTILANLASSKPLGEAIENVESIAQDVGLPSGVHAVFTGTADMMAETFASIIFALVLAIVLTYMVLAAQFENYLHPLTIMFSLPLSVGGAFAGLAITGRTLNIFSMIGMVMLMGLVTKNAILLVDYTNLLRSRGIKRNEALRQAGPTRLRPILMTAFSTIAGMIPITLGLGDGAESRAPMGACVVGGMLTSTILTLVVIPVVYSLIDDVSLFFARLFGLTKKEIASSDVTEKLESTLSPQAGQRDGEMSPAVNPTAA; this comes from the coding sequence ATGAAGCTTTCAGAAACAGCCATCCGTCGCCCCGTCCTTACGACGATGGGCTTTGCCGCCCTGATCGTATTCGGTTTGATCGCCTACGGCAGTATGGGAATGGCCCTCTATCCGGACGTCGACATGCCAATGGTCACTGTCACGGTCCAGTACGAAGGGGCTTCACCCACCACGGTTGAAACCGAGGTGACCGAGGTGCTCGAAGAATCACTCAGCACGATTAGCGGCATCAAATCGATGCGGAGCGAAACCAGTGAAGGAGTTTCGCAGGTCTTTCTCGAGTTCGAGCTGTCACGCGATGTCGATATCGCTGCTCAAGATGTCCGAGATAAGATCGCAGCGATTCGTGGCGAGCTTCCCAACGATTCTGAGGCACCGGTGGTCGAAAAATTCGATCCTGATGCCGCACCGATTTTAGGTATCGTGTTAGCTGGTAATGCCTCAATCCGCGATCTGACGATCTTCGCCAAAGACACCTTGAAACCACGGATCGAATCGGTCAACGGTGTGGGCGGCGTCCAGCTATCTGGGGCCCGAGAGCGAGAGATCCGGGTTTGGCTACGAGTCGACGATCTGGTCGCCCACGGAATCTCGGCGCAGGACGTAATCGATACCCTCCGAAAAAGTAACATCGAGCTTCCTGGTGGTCGTATTGAAACAGGCAAGAGCGATCTGGTCGTAAAGACGCGCGGTAAAGTGCAATCGATCGAGCAATTTCGTCGACTGGTTGTGAAAGAGTCGAATGGCAAAGTGGTTCGTTTGGAACAGGTCGCCAATATCGAAGATGGATTGGAAGATCAAAACAGCATGGCTCGGTTGAACGGGCAGCCGGCTATTGCACTGTCGGTTCGCCAACAATCAGGCACTAACATGGTAGGCGTGGCGAAGCAGGTTAAGGAAGAACTGGCCAAACTTTCCGCGGACTTGCCGGCCGGCTACGAGCTTCTGACCGTGCAGGACAACTCCAAGTTCGTTGAATCGAGCACGGAGGAAGCGCAGGGAGAACTCTTACGAGGTGGTGGCCTGGCAGTGCTGGTGATCTTGCTGTTCCTGCGAAGCTTGCGAGGATCGCTTGTCGCCGCCGTCACCATTCCGGCTACGATCATCTCGACCTACGCGTTTATGCTGGCGTTTGGATTTACCCTGAACACGATGACGTTGCTCGCCCTTACCATCTCGGTCGGCATGATCGTCGACGACTCGATCGTGGTGCTTGAAAATACATGGCGGCACATGCAGGAAGGAATGACGCGGATCGAAGCAGCCATAGCTGCGATGAACGAAATAGGCTTCGCTGTAGTTGCGACTTCGCTTTCGATCGCAGCAGTGTTCGTACCGGTCGCATTTATGGATGGCTTGATCGGACAGTTCTTCTACGAATTCGGCATGACGGTCACGTTTGCTGTAATTGTGTCAACGCTGATCGCCCTGTTCCTATCGCCGATGCTCTGCTCACAGATTCTGGTACTTAGTAATTCCGAAGGGCGATTCTACAAATTTACGGAAAGCATCCTGGTTAACCTCGAACGCGTTTACGGAAGTGTGCTCGCGTTTTCGCTTAGTCACCGGCTAATCGTTGTCGTCGCATCGATCGGCGTGTTTATCGGTAGTGCCATGCTACTTCCCTTTATTGGTAAGGAGTTTACCCCCGCGGCCGATGAAGGTCAGTTTCAAGTTCAAATCGAAGCACCTACCGGTTCGTCGCTTGGGCAGACATCAAAAATCGCCCAGGAAGTCGAGCTGGCCATGGCCGATCTTCCTGCAGTGAAGGATATCTATACGACGGTTGGTGGCCAGTACGATGGCATGACGACGGTCGCCAATGTGATGGTCAAGATGACCGACAAGTCGCAGCGAAACGTTTCGCAAGCGGAAGCGATGCAGATGGCGCGCGAAAGTCTACAGCGTTTCTCGCACATGCGAATCAGTGTCGATGCCGTTGCCCGTTTGGGTGGTGGCGGAATGCGATCGGCTCCAATCCAGTACAACTTGCGTGGGGATGACCTGGAAGTACTCGACCAGACAGCTTCCGAGATCGTCAGACGAATGAAAGAGGTCCCTGGCCTCGTCGACGTGAACACCACCATGCAATCGGGCAAGCCCGAACTTTCGATCGAAATCGACCGCAACCGAGCCGCAGACCTGGGTGTAAACATCGATGGCTTAGGGCAAGCTGTCAGCACGCTGATCGGCGGTCAAAAAGTATCGACCTATGAAGACGCCGGCGAGAACATCGATGTTCGCGTGCGGTTGGTAGGCACTCAGCGTGATCAGGCAAAGTCGCTGGCGACCCTGCCAGTTCCGATGAAGAACGCTCAATTAACCGAGCTACGCAACGTTGCTCAGGTCAACAATACATTCGGACCGGTTTCGATTGAACGTCAAGGACGCCGCCGTCAGGTGACGATCCTCGCCAACCTGGCTTCCAGCAAACCGTTAGGGGAAGCTATTGAAAACGTTGAATCGATTGCTCAGGACGTCGGACTTCCAAGCGGCGTGCATGCGGTTTTCACGGGAACGGCCGACATGATGGCAGAGACGTTCGCCAGTATTATCTTCGCGTTGGTCTTAGCAATTGTGCTGACCTATATGGTCCTGGCCGCACAGTTCGAGAACTATCTGCACCCGTTGACGATCATGTTCTCGTTACCCCTGTCCGTCGGTGGAGCATTCGCTGGCTTGGCGATTACCGGGCGCACGCTTAACATCTTCAGCATGATCGGCATGGTGATGTTAATGGGTTTGGTTACCAAGAATGCGATTCTGTTGGTCGACTACACCAATCTTCTTCGCAGCCGCGGCATCAAGCGAAATGAGGCCCTTCGCCAAGCCGGACCGACGCGACTACGACCGATTCTGATGACTGCTTTTTCGACGATCGCTGGGATGATTCCAATCACCCTTGGCCTCGGCGATGGTGCGGAAAGTCGAGCCCCGATGGGTGCTTGTGTGGTGGGCGGCATGCTGACGTCGACGATCCTGACGCTGGTTGTCATCCCCGTGGTCTACAGCTTGATCGACGACGTGAGTCTGTTTTTCGCCCGATTATTCGGGTTAACAAAGAAGGAGATCGCTTCCTCAGACGTCACGGAAAAATTGGAAAGCACGCTATCTCCGCAGGCCGGGCAACGCGATGGTGAGATGAGTCCCGCTGTAAATCCAACAGCTGCTTAA
- a CDS encoding efflux RND transporter periplasmic adaptor subunit, with amino-acid sequence MLRSGIALFLITGMMISVNGCSQENSASDDQSTYKPRVKPTEVEVATTRYQPIQTEIKFTGSLLPRRMTRVGSDVEGVVAEIPQIGAKVDVVVDGKHYSEQLGILYGQAIGKGELLVRLDTREEEVALRIAEAKLQKAKADLTNLKAWERPEEINRLNALREEAIARLEQSKQNFQRMEQLHQRKAISSSEFEKAVTEVSTAKATVAAADAVLAKAQAGPTHEEIEIQKALVAQAAAEVEQCRLVIDKAQIKAPYDGVVTAFHVEVGDRVSPNGDPVAEIMDLRFLIAEIAVPEANISNVHLQDRATVQVAGVQKPVTGLVVAVNDMVDPQTRTFSVRIAIDNESRKYKAGQFANVHLIFGDEKSERLAIPSRAIVLIEGTPHVFRVNGNQVESTPIELGLANDSMTEVVQGLSTGDLIVVDDPNLLADEMMISIKNSVADVASR; translated from the coding sequence ATGTTGCGAAGCGGGATCGCTTTGTTTTTGATAACGGGAATGATGATCTCAGTGAACGGATGCTCGCAAGAGAATTCCGCCAGCGACGATCAATCGACTTACAAGCCGCGCGTCAAACCGACGGAAGTGGAAGTCGCCACGACGCGCTATCAGCCCATTCAAACCGAAATCAAGTTCACCGGCAGTCTGTTGCCGCGCCGCATGACGCGTGTCGGTTCTGACGTCGAAGGAGTAGTCGCCGAGATTCCCCAAATCGGGGCCAAGGTCGACGTTGTGGTTGACGGGAAGCATTACTCGGAGCAACTGGGCATTTTATACGGTCAAGCGATTGGTAAAGGGGAATTGCTCGTCCGGCTGGATACTCGCGAAGAGGAAGTGGCACTTCGAATTGCTGAAGCAAAATTACAAAAGGCGAAGGCGGATCTTACCAACCTGAAAGCCTGGGAGCGTCCCGAAGAAATCAACCGCTTAAATGCTTTACGCGAAGAGGCGATAGCGCGCCTCGAACAATCAAAGCAAAACTTTCAGCGAATGGAACAGCTTCACCAGCGGAAGGCGATTTCCAGTAGCGAATTCGAGAAAGCCGTGACCGAAGTCAGCACAGCGAAAGCAACCGTCGCCGCGGCTGACGCCGTCCTCGCCAAAGCCCAGGCAGGACCAACCCACGAAGAAATCGAGATCCAGAAAGCACTCGTTGCTCAAGCCGCTGCGGAGGTCGAACAGTGTCGTCTCGTCATCGATAAGGCACAAATTAAAGCTCCTTACGATGGTGTCGTCACCGCGTTTCATGTGGAAGTGGGTGATCGCGTGTCACCGAACGGAGATCCAGTCGCCGAGATCATGGATCTGAGATTCTTGATTGCCGAGATCGCCGTACCCGAAGCTAACATTAGCAACGTGCACCTACAAGATCGTGCGACTGTGCAAGTGGCTGGCGTGCAAAAACCCGTTACGGGGCTTGTTGTGGCGGTGAACGACATGGTCGATCCGCAAACGCGAACGTTTAGCGTGCGAATCGCTATCGACAATGAGTCGCGTAAGTATAAAGCAGGTCAATTTGCCAACGTTCATCTAATATTCGGTGATGAGAAAAGCGAACGGTTAGCCATCCCGAGTCGCGCGATCGTCCTGATTGAAGGGACACCTCACGTCTTTAGAGTCAACGGAAACCAGGTCGAGTCGACACCGATCGAACTGGGACTGGCAAACGATTCAATGACAGAAGTGGTACAGGGGCTTTCCACCGGCGATCTAATCGTCGTTGACGACCCGAACTTACTGGCCGATGAGATGATGATCTCGATCAAGAACTCCGTGGCCGACGTCGCATCGCGTTAG
- a CDS encoding TetR/AcrR family transcriptional regulator: MCQQPEPTTKAAKKQNSILTNAMMVFAKEGFRNTDVQIIADLAGVGKGTVYRHFGNKEQLFLATAKFCVERMSDYARRKVLQDQEIPNLIEANGVPQLLRKIMLACAEYYQKHPQSIEIMIQERAEFRESVYPTHLMFREENRSGLDGIMQAGIDRGELRAINVMQASDAFTDLLFGCMISGCLQGQKGKLVERVESAIDLLLNGLVATDQPSKT; the protein is encoded by the coding sequence ATGTGCCAGCAACCAGAACCGACGACCAAAGCCGCCAAGAAACAAAACAGCATCCTGACAAACGCCATGATGGTGTTCGCCAAGGAAGGCTTTCGTAATACCGATGTGCAAATCATCGCCGACTTGGCTGGCGTTGGGAAAGGGACGGTTTATCGGCACTTTGGGAACAAAGAGCAGTTGTTCCTCGCCACGGCTAAGTTCTGTGTCGAACGTATGAGCGATTACGCTCGCCGAAAGGTTTTGCAGGACCAAGAGATTCCCAATCTGATCGAAGCGAACGGAGTACCTCAACTGCTACGGAAAATCATGCTGGCTTGTGCCGAGTACTACCAGAAGCATCCGCAGTCGATCGAAATCATGATTCAGGAGCGTGCCGAGTTCCGCGAGTCGGTCTATCCGACTCACTTGATGTTCCGCGAAGAAAACCGCTCTGGTCTCGATGGCATCATGCAAGCCGGCATCGATCGAGGTGAGCTTCGCGCGATTAATGTGATGCAAGCTTCCGATGCGTTTACCGACCTTTTGTTTGGCTGCATGATCAGCGGCTGCCTTCAAGGGCAGAAGGGAAAGTTGGTCGAGCGAGTTGAAAGCGCGATCGATCTCTTGTTGAACGGATTGGTTGCCACTGACCAACCTTCGAAAACCTAG
- a CDS encoding SAM-dependent methyltransferase: MPFELNRVVPWGRSYDEYVRMFDLRDEQLGQRILGCADGPAAFNVELTHRGGQIMSCDPLYGYSPTEIQARIDECFELVLRQTRNNADGFVWSETIPSVEALGEIRRQAMDAFLKDLPIGRSAGRYVAAELPDLPFRDGAFDLALCSHFLFPYDTLGLDFHRQSVASLLRVAQEVRIFPLLTLDRRLSPYLNQVVQMAESIGCTADVVPTNYEFQRGANRMLVLRNVVAR; this comes from the coding sequence ATGCCCTTTGAACTGAATCGGGTTGTCCCTTGGGGCAGGTCCTATGATGAATATGTACGGATGTTTGATCTGCGTGACGAGCAGCTAGGCCAGCGCATCCTGGGGTGTGCCGATGGACCGGCGGCCTTTAATGTCGAGCTTACCCATCGTGGTGGGCAAATCATGTCGTGCGATCCGCTTTACGGATACTCGCCCACTGAGATTCAGGCACGGATTGACGAGTGTTTTGAGCTCGTTCTGAGGCAAACGCGCAACAACGCCGACGGTTTCGTCTGGAGTGAAACGATACCGAGCGTCGAAGCGTTAGGTGAAATCCGCCGTCAGGCGATGGATGCTTTCCTGAAGGATCTGCCAATCGGGCGATCAGCCGGAAGGTATGTGGCGGCCGAGTTGCCTGACCTCCCCTTCCGTGACGGTGCTTTTGACTTGGCACTCTGCTCTCACTTCTTGTTTCCTTACGACACGTTAGGTTTAGACTTTCATCGACAATCGGTGGCCAGTTTGTTGCGCGTTGCCCAGGAAGTTCGTATTTTCCCTTTGTTAACGCTCGATCGGCGTCTTAGTCCTTACTTAAATCAAGTTGTCCAAATGGCAGAATCGATTGGTTGCACAGCGGACGTCGTGCCAACAAATTATGAGTTTCAGCGGGGGGCGAACCGAATGCTTGTACTTCGAAATGTAGTCGCCCGGTGA
- a CDS encoding ADP-ribosylglycohydrolase family protein has protein sequence MSKDRFLRACLSLEGLSIGDAFGQQFFMPHVASSARPGQLPPAPWGYTDDTEMAIALTQTLRECETVDQDVLARHFAERHEAEPYRGYGAGARQLLTGISSGGSWQELSREMFGGGGSYGNGAAMRVAPLGAWFADDVQKTIEQAALSAEVTHAHREASIGAIAVALAAGWAFRWEDEPAEELIPWVISHLEACEVRRRLEIAAKFPLDMWPFNVASQVGYGLEISSQDTVPYCLWMAAAFMDDYEEAMWNAARVGGDIDTTCAIIGGIVALRVGPEGIPAEWKNYREPLAWSGART, from the coding sequence ATGTCGAAAGATCGATTTTTGAGAGCTTGTCTATCGTTGGAAGGGCTTTCGATCGGGGATGCATTCGGGCAGCAATTCTTCATGCCCCATGTCGCATCGTCCGCTAGGCCTGGTCAGCTTCCGCCGGCTCCTTGGGGCTACACCGACGATACGGAAATGGCGATTGCCCTGACTCAGACACTACGAGAATGTGAGACAGTCGATCAGGACGTCCTCGCGCGGCACTTCGCCGAGCGTCACGAGGCCGAACCATATCGAGGCTACGGTGCTGGAGCGAGGCAATTATTGACGGGCATCTCCAGCGGCGGCTCGTGGCAAGAATTAAGCCGAGAGATGTTCGGTGGCGGCGGGTCCTACGGCAATGGAGCGGCGATGCGAGTTGCTCCACTTGGCGCATGGTTCGCAGATGATGTGCAAAAAACGATCGAGCAGGCTGCCCTTTCAGCTGAAGTAACGCATGCCCACCGTGAAGCATCGATTGGTGCAATTGCTGTCGCACTTGCCGCTGGTTGGGCGTTCCGTTGGGAAGATGAACCTGCCGAGGAACTGATTCCATGGGTGATCTCGCATCTCGAAGCCTGCGAGGTGCGTCGCCGTTTGGAAATCGCCGCGAAGTTTCCGCTGGATATGTGGCCGTTTAACGTTGCTTCGCAGGTTGGTTACGGACTAGAAATCAGCAGTCAAGATACGGTGCCGTATTGCTTGTGGATGGCGGCTGCTTTCATGGACGACTATGAAGAAGCGATGTGGAACGCCGCGCGAGTTGGCGGCGATATCGATACCACTTGTGCCATCATTGGTGGAATCGTCGCACTGCGAGTTGGCCCAGAGGGAATACCGGCTGAGTGGAAAAACTACCGCGAACCTCTGGCTTGGAGTGGTGCTCGAACTTGA